A region of the Streptococcus suis genome:
GTCATCCAGAGGAAACCGGCTCAGTTTCAATTTGAGCATGATTATATGAAATTACCAATGGTCTTAAGCTGGGATGAATTTAGTCGGAACAAGGGAAAGCTCGCCTTTATTGCTCAGGATTTTGAGACGAGATCGATTGTGACCATTCTTGACAACAACCGCCAAAGCACCATCAAGAACTATTTCTACAAGTATCCTAGGTCGGTTAGAGAAACAGTCAAGGTCGTGACCATGCTATGTTTAGCGCCTACTACAAATTGGCTAGTCCCTTCGCTTTCCTATCTCTAGGCTCAGGCTAAATCACTCCACTGGACTGATTTACTCCAAAAAGATAGTCGAAAACTGTCTCTGAATCGCTTCTTTTCTCGCACTTTTGGGCAAACAATAACACCGAGAGAGGTTGTCCAGAAGACATTGAATTTCTCTGAGGAACTGAAATTCTATTACGAACTCTATCAAATCCTTCTCTTCCATTTCCAAGAGATGAACTCGAAATATTTCTTCGAGCTTCTAGAAGACAATCTGGATCTTGTCAATCCTACCTTTAAAACTGTTTTTAAAACGTTTCTAAAGTATAAAACGTACATCACGAACACCATGGAGCTTCCATATTCCAACGCTAAGCTGGAAGCGACCAATAAACTCATCAAAGACATCAAGAGGCAAGCGTTCGGCTTCAGGAACTTTACGAACTTTAAAACCAAGATATATATTGCTTTGAACATCAAAAATGAGAGAACGAATTTCGTCCTCTCTAGGTGTTAGCTTTTCGTCTACCCACTACAGTTGACAATGAGCCTTTATTTGTTTGTTAATCAATCCTAATATAGCAAAGGTGCCAACAGTAAAATCACAAGTAATGCTAACAAATGCCCAACTGTTACTAGGATAAACGAATACTTGAGTCCACGTTTCATACTTAATTTCGATAGATTGTGGAAGGTAATCATCACACCAGACTGAGGCACAACTGTCAAGATAGCTGATGCAACAACTACTACACGATGCAGCAACTCTGGATTAATCCCCATTTCTAAATAGGCAGGAAGGAAATTACTTGAAGCAATACCTACTGCACCAGAAGAGGAACCGATAATACCACTAACCAATGCTGTCGAAACAGATAAACTAATCAGCGGCGATCCTGGTATTTGTTGAATCCATTCTTGAATGACTGCAAAACCTGCTGACAAGGTTAACACCGTCCCAAATGCTACTGTACTAGAAGTTGCAAAAGCAGGCACTATGGATGCCGTTGTCGCGGCATTCAAAATATCTTTTTGATTTGGCAAATATGGATAAAAAATCAAGGCTGAAATGAGAATTGAAACAAGCAAACCGATTGCTAGTACATTCGGAGTTTTACTCATTAGGAAAATCGTCCCAATAAGACTGAATAGAGGCAAGACTGATAAAAATAGATTTGGTGTCTTATCAGCTACCACTACTGCAGTTTCATCCTCTTCTTCTGTATACGTCTCTCCATTTGCTAGACTTTTCTTGAGGCAGTAGGCCATGTAGAGCAAGCCAAATACTAATAGCGTCAAGCTGGCTGCCAAACTGATAATGGGGGCCGCGGTCAAGCTAGTTCCCAAAACTTTTGTCGGAATAACATTCTGGATGGAAGGTGCCCCAGGAAGAGTTGTCATCGTATAAGTACCGGCTCCCAAAAAGACAGGAATTGGAAAAAGGGCCCAGTTAATATTCAATTCTTTGAAAAGTGGTCGTGACAGGGGAAGCAAGGTAAAAATAACTACAAAAATACTGACACCACCATAGGTCAGAATGGAAGCAATCAAAGTGATGGCTAACAAGCCCTTATAGGGACTATCCTTTCCCATTACTTTCAAAATGCTATTGGCAATCGTCTGCGTGGCTCCACTTGCCTCCATATAACGTGCCAAGATAGACCCCAACATAAAGATGGCAAAATTATTAATCAAAAAACCTGCTAAGCCCGCCATATAAGACTGCTCTTTGCCCAACATAACTTCCAAAACATTCATCTGATTGGTCAGAATGATGATTAAACTAGCCAATGGCGCTGCAACAATGACATGTAGATTCTTTGTAGTCCAATAAATAATGGCCACAACGGCCAGTAAAACTCCTAAAATTGCTAAAATTTCCATAGTTCTCCTTATTTTCCCTTCCTAGTCAAGGGAGATTTTTTTAATGTCTGACGTATCTCCTAAATTACTTACTAGCACTTCTACCCTTTGTCCAAGACCAGGATGTCGATAATCTGCTGCAATATCAGCCAGTGGTAAAAGAACAAATGCCCTCTCATGTGCATAAGGATGTGGTACGATGAGATTTTCTTCGTCTATCACTTGCTCATCCCAAAAAATAATATCCAAATCAATGGTCCGTTGACCCCATTTTTCAATCCGTACTCGGTCCAACTCTTGTTCGATCTTCTGGCAAACGCTTAGAAAATCCTGAGCAGACAAATCAGTATACACTTGACAGGCTAGATTGAGGAAATCAGCCTGATCTGTCTTGCCCCAAGCTGGTGTTTCATAAATGTTGGAAACTAAGCCAAGCTGGCAACCTGGATGACTGGCTAATTTGTCTAGAGCTGCCTGTAAATAGGCTTGCCGATCACCCATGTTTCCTCCGATACTGAGATAGGCTAGATGCTTCATGGTCGTTCACGCTCCAATTCAATTCCGACAGAATCATAGTGTCCAGCAATGGGTGGATTCTCCTTGTAAATGGCCAAGCGAATCTTTTCAACCTTTGGAAATTGATCAAAAATCTCCTGACAAATAACACCTGCTACCTTTTCTATAAGGATGTAGGGCTTGCCTTCCACAACTGCTTTAATGGTTTCAAAGACCATACCGTAATGAACCGTATCTTCTAAATTGTCAGTTTGTGAAGCTGCTGTCAGGTCAACAAACAAATCACAATCAACTGTGAAAATTTGACCAAGAACCTGTTCTTCTTTAAAGGCTCCATGATAGCCGTAGAAACGGCATTTATTAAGTGAAATCTTATCCATGTTGACCTCCAGAAGTCAATTGGTCCCAAACTTTAACGATGTCACGGTTGGCAGCGACATTGTGAACACGGACCATTTTGCAGCCTTTTTGGACTGCCCAGGCAGACAAGGCTGCCGTTGCTTGATCGCGGTCAGTTGGTAAACTATTTCCCCCAAGCAGATAATCTACCACGCGCTTACGTGATATTCCAAATAGAACAGGATAACCAAGGGCAGTAATCTGTTCCAGACCTTGTAAGAGATCTAGGTTATGTTGGACATTCTTTGAAAAGCCAAATCCTGGATCCAACCAAATCTGGTCTGCGGAAACACCAGCATCAAGTGCTGCTTGAGCACGCTCAGCTAGAAAGTTTTTGACTTCTCCAACAACATCCGCATAGCTTTCGTCTTTCTGGTTGTGCATGAGAATAATTGGTACCTTGTACTCCGCAGCCAGGGCTAACATATCTCCATCATAAAGTCCAGCCCAGACATCATTTAAAATATCTGCGCCTGCTTCCAAGGCTGCACGTGCAGTTCCTGTTTTATAGGTATCGACGCTGACAAGACAGTCATAGTTTTCTTTGATAGCGCGGATAATCGGAACCACACGAGCAATCTCTTCTTCTTCAGACACAAATGTTGCACCTGGACGAGTGGACTCCCCACCAACATCAATGACGGTAGCACCCTCAGCCAACAACTTTTCTACTTGTACCAAGGCAGACTCCACCTCATTATAGTGACCACCATCTGAAAATGAGTCTGGCGTCACATTGAGAATCCCCATAATGGTTACTTGATTCGCTAACTGTTCGATTGACATAGAACCTCCTATTTATTGTGAATCATGGACAAGAGTTCACGGCGCAAGATGGCATCTTCCTTGTATTTGCCAAGGGCAACTGTGGTCACTGTCTTACTACCTGGCTTGCGAATACCACGCATACTCATGCACATATGCTCTGCTTCGACCATGACAAAAACGCCTTCTGGTTCAAGGGCATCTTGAAGTGCATGAGCCACTTGATGAGTTAAGCGCTCCTGCAATTGAGGACGACGGCTCGCCACCTCTACTGCACGCGCCAATTTACTAAGACCTGTCACACGCCCTTTACTCGGAATATAGGCTACATGTGCAATACCATAAAATGGGACAAGATGGTGTTCACACATAGAATGAAAAGGAATATCCTTTACCAAAACAACCTCTTCATGTCCCTCTGAAAAGACAGCTGTAAATTGGTCTTTGGGATCCTCTTCTAGGCCGTTAAACATTTCTAAATACATCTTAGCGACCCGTTTAGGCGTATCTAATAAACCTTCACGATTTGGGTCCTCACCCAATAATTCCAATAATTGATAAATTGTTTGTTCGATTTGTTCTTGTTTTGACATAGTGCATCCTAAATAGTTTGATGTTCTTATTATACCTCAAAAACTGTTTTCAGAAAAGGGCTTTCAGTATTCTAATCCCAAAACTGTCCCCTACCAGAGCACCAAGCAGGTGTCCCTACTACCACCTTTGTGGTATAATAGGATAAATCAACTACAAGGAGCCTTTATGACCAAAAAAACCATCCAACTCGCTACGATTTGCTACATTGATAATGGTAAGGAATTTCTTCTCCTTCATCGAAACAAGAAAGAAAACGATGTCCATCAAGGAAAATGGATTGGAGTTGGTGGTAAACTAGAATCTGGCGAAACACCACAGGCTTGTGCCATTCGAGAAGTCTTTGAGGAAACTGGGCTTACTGTAACGAAGCATGCTCTAAAAGGAGTGATAACCTTCCCAGACTTTACTCCAAATACAGACTGGTACACCTATGTCTTTAAGATAACTGGTTTTGAAGGAAGTTTGATTGATTGCAACGAAGGCGATTTAGAATGGGTTCCTTATGACCAAGTGCTCTCCAAACCAACTTGGGAAGGCGATCGCCATTTTCAAGCATGGCTATTAGAGAACAAACCCTTCTTTTCCGCTTGCTTCCGCTATGATGGGGACAAACTGCTTGATTATAGCGTTGATTTTTATGAAGAATAAGCTAATAAAAAACGAAAAAGGCTGAGCTCAAGCCCAGCACCGCTTCTCAACGTTAGTGTCAATATCTTAACGCAGTGGTTGATTGGCTTTAACAGTCCAGTGGACTGTTAAAGGTTGGAGATAGTATTTGCGAAGCAAATCTCAGCAATTCGTGTTTTACACTCCAAATCTGACCATTACGACTGTTGCGAACAAAGTTCGCTCTATTTCCAACCTCAAAAGGTTCACTGAACCTTTTTGTAACGAACCTTGTTCGCTCTATCTCCAACCTCCAACAGTCACTACTCTGACTGTTGGAGCTATGCGGGGGTGGGAGTGAAACAGTCTGGGGATAGACTGTTTCAGCTCAACAATTGGAAATAAGGACTTGTTGACGAACTCTTCTATGAATGGTCGAGTTCTTTCCCACTCCCTCTTTGATATTACAAATACTTCTTCTTAGGCATTTGCTTGTTCAATACGACATCCAAAGGACCGGCTGATAATACCGTATCTACCAAACGTTTGTCTGTAATCTTCTTATCAAGGAGAACTTGATATTCTAAGATCAGTGCTTCTTTTTTCTTCTTGTACTTGAGGGAAATCAAGTCGGCTTGCTTGCAAGATTTACCAAATTGATTTTCAAAAAATTGGTCGTAGTCAAAATTCATTGGCACTGTTACCAAGAGATGACGACGATTTTGATTGACTTGAGCAAAGCTGATATTTTCAAAAATCAAAATACAAGCAGATAGGATGACCGTCATAAAGACAGCCAAACCTAGGAAGCCCATTCCTGTCGCTAGACCAATAGCCATCGCTAAGAGGACTGCAAGCATTTCTTTTGATGAACCTGCCGCTGAACGGAATTTAATAAGACTAAAGGTCCCTGCTACCGCAACTCCCGCTCCTAAGTTACCATTTACCAATGCTATGATTACTGCAATCAATGCCGGCATTAAACTTAGTGTGATGACAAATTCCTTTGTATAATTGGATTTATATTTATAAACAGCTGCTAAGAGCACCCCCATAGACAGACTAACTCCAAAAACCATGGACATTTGCGCTAAGGTGATACTGCTATTGGCCGTTGAAAAGATACTATTAAACAACTGCATGTTTGCTTACTTCCTCTCCAGTAATGTTGTGGGCAAGCTTATAGGCATTGCCATATTTTGAAAATGATTGCTTTTCGATCTGGTATTTTTCGAGCAGGGCTACCAACCAGTCTGGTCGTTCTTCTGGAACTTTTACTTCCATGATGACTTTTGTTGGATCCAAAAGGTCCTTACCAAATTTACCTTCCATTGCATCCACATCGTAGTCTCGATAAAGTAAGTTCTTATCAATTGTGAGACGAACCTTTTTGTCTTCGATTCCTTTGTAGGATACGCGATCGTAGTAGATATACATCTTCGGCTTAATAGTACCATAGCGTTCTCTCAACATTTCGAGTTCTGAGGTTACCTTATCATCCTTAATTGTGGAATCAATCACTCCATTTTCGATATAGTTTGTTACAGAAACAGGGTTTGAAGTTAAACGGTATTTATAGCCAATTTTATTTTCTTTTTTCTTAATTTCAAGAAAGGCTTGACTCGATTCAGAAGGTTTAGAATCGTAGACACGCATACGAATTTTCTCACGTCCATTCTTTTTGGCAAGTGAATCTTGAATCATATCAAAATCTTCATTATCAAAGTAGATATTGGTAATCGTTGATGTCGCAAACTCATCTGCCATCATGTACTGACGAAGTTCCTTTTCTAAAAGTTCAAATGTTTTTTTATCAACGATATATTTAGTCTCTTTACGCTTAAATTGTTTTTGTACGATTCTTGTTTTCATTATTGTGCCTCTTCTATCCTAAATTTTGACAGGTCCCTGTCTTGTTTACAAGATATAGTCTACCGACCAAGCTTTAAATGAAACTGAAAATAAAATTAAACAAAACTTAAACTGCAATAAAGTTGAAATTCTTTTGTCACATTCTAATCTATGCTACAATAGTCCTATCAATAGTAAGGCAAGGAGAACCCCATGTATGAATTTGTCCTAGAATACGGCTCATTCCCTGTAAAACTCATTGACGGTTTTGTCAACAATCGCTCAGAAATCCCTGATTTTCTCAAAGAGGATAAAGAAATGATTACCCGCTTGAATGAGATTAACGAACTCTTCCACCAACTTTTCTTAACAATCGAATGCAAGTTTGACTATATCGGGAAACAATTCCCTGACAAGATCGAACAACTACGAGAACTCTATCATCCCCTGGCAGACGATTTACTAGCCAAGTACAGCGATAGGGTGGAGTTGAAGATTGAACCCTTTATTTTGTAAGACAAAAGAGATGACCGCAATCATCTCTTTTCTTCTATTCTGTATTCCAAACCATACTGATCACGCGATAAGTAGCCATAATCCACCAAGTATCGTCTCAATATAGCATAGTCATCATAAATCTCAGCTAGAAAGGCATTAACCTCTTTTTCGGTGAATGTCGAGCCTTTCTTAGCTAATTCTTCTTGTAAGTAGGCAAATAAAACTTGCTTACTTTTCAACTTCTTAGGAATAACAAGTAACTTCCCATCTCGGAAAAATTTTTCTTGAATATCTTGAGTGTTCATACTTCCCTCCA
Encoded here:
- a CDS encoding GntP family permease, whose product is MEILAILGVLLAVVAIIYWTTKNLHVIVAAPLASLIIILTNQMNVLEVMLGKEQSYMAGLAGFLINNFAIFMLGSILARYMEASGATQTIANSILKVMGKDSPYKGLLAITLIASILTYGGVSIFVVIFTLLPLSRPLFKELNINWALFPIPVFLGAGTYTMTTLPGAPSIQNVIPTKVLGTSLTAAPIISLAASLTLLVFGLLYMAYCLKKSLANGETYTEEEDETAVVVADKTPNLFLSVLPLFSLIGTIFLMSKTPNVLAIGLLVSILISALIFYPYLPNQKDILNAATTASIVPAFATSSTVAFGTVLTLSAGFAVIQEWIQQIPGSPLISLSVSTALVSGIIGSSSGAVGIASSNFLPAYLEMGINPELLHRVVVVASAILTVVPQSGVMITFHNLSKLSMKRGLKYSFILVTVGHLLALLVILLLAPLLY
- the folK gene encoding 2-amino-4-hydroxy-6-hydroxymethyldihydropteridine diphosphokinase; amino-acid sequence: MKHLAYLSIGGNMGDRQAYLQAALDKLASHPGCQLGLVSNIYETPAWGKTDQADFLNLACQVYTDLSAQDFLSVCQKIEQELDRVRIEKWGQRTIDLDIIFWDEQVIDEENLIVPHPYAHERAFVLLPLADIAADYRHPGLGQRVEVLVSNLGDTSDIKKISLD
- the folB gene encoding dihydroneopterin aldolase produces the protein MDKISLNKCRFYGYHGAFKEEQVLGQIFTVDCDLFVDLTAASQTDNLEDTVHYGMVFETIKAVVEGKPYILIEKVAGVICQEIFDQFPKVEKIRLAIYKENPPIAGHYDSVGIELERERP
- the folP gene encoding dihydropteroate synthase; this encodes MSIEQLANQVTIMGILNVTPDSFSDGGHYNEVESALVQVEKLLAEGATVIDVGGESTRPGATFVSEEEEIARVVPIIRAIKENYDCLVSVDTYKTGTARAALEAGADILNDVWAGLYDGDMLALAAEYKVPIILMHNQKDESYADVVGEVKNFLAERAQAALDAGVSADQIWLDPGFGFSKNVQHNLDLLQGLEQITALGYPVLFGISRKRVVDYLLGGNSLPTDRDQATAALSAWAVQKGCKMVRVHNVAANRDIVKVWDQLTSGGQHG
- the folE gene encoding GTP cyclohydrolase I FolE, translated to MSKQEQIEQTIYQLLELLGEDPNREGLLDTPKRVAKMYLEMFNGLEEDPKDQFTAVFSEGHEEVVLVKDIPFHSMCEHHLVPFYGIAHVAYIPSKGRVTGLSKLARAVEVASRRPQLQERLTHQVAHALQDALEPEGVFVMVEAEHMCMSMRGIRKPGSKTVTTVALGKYKEDAILRRELLSMIHNK
- a CDS encoding DNA mismatch repair protein MutT; translated protein: MTKKTIQLATICYIDNGKEFLLLHRNKKENDVHQGKWIGVGGKLESGETPQACAIREVFEETGLTVTKHALKGVITFPDFTPNTDWYTYVFKITGFEGSLIDCNEGDLEWVPYDQVLSKPTWEGDRHFQAWLLENKPFFSACFRYDGDKLLDYSVDFYEE
- a CDS encoding DUF4956 domain-containing protein, producing MQLFNSIFSTANSSITLAQMSMVFGVSLSMGVLLAAVYKYKSNYTKEFVITLSLMPALIAVIIALVNGNLGAGVAVAGTFSLIKFRSAAGSSKEMLAVLLAMAIGLATGMGFLGLAVFMTVILSACILIFENISFAQVNQNRRHLLVTVPMNFDYDQFFENQFGKSCKQADLISLKYKKKKEALILEYQVLLDKKITDKRLVDTVLSAGPLDVVLNKQMPKKKYL
- a CDS encoding transporter codes for the protein MKTRIVQKQFKRKETKYIVDKKTFELLEKELRQYMMADEFATSTITNIYFDNEDFDMIQDSLAKKNGREKIRMRVYDSKPSESSQAFLEIKKKENKIGYKYRLTSNPVSVTNYIENGVIDSTIKDDKVTSELEMLRERYGTIKPKMYIYYDRVSYKGIEDKKVRLTIDKNLLYRDYDVDAMEGKFGKDLLDPTKVIMEVKVPEERPDWLVALLEKYQIEKQSFSKYGNAYKLAHNITGEEVSKHAVV
- a CDS encoding DUF2087 domain-containing protein, with amino-acid sequence MNTQDIQEKFFRDGKLLVIPKKLKSKQVLFAYLQEELAKKGSTFTEKEVNAFLAEIYDDYAILRRYLVDYGYLSRDQYGLEYRIEEKR